Proteins co-encoded in one Fusarium fujikuroi IMI 58289 draft genome, chromosome FFUJ_chr06 genomic window:
- a CDS encoding related to methionine synthase II (cobalamin-independent), with amino-acid sequence MTVTKLPFHADHIGSLIRPEALSRTQEQADAGQVTAEQLAATQKAAIADIVKKQQEHGVRAISSGEFDRKYYFSGFFERLGGFREVEPVPWDLVRLSAPPIAALKKAGKQYPMAALCESKIEYKKSPYLENWKMLRECVPREQWAECKFTMPPPCYFHLRLASGKCYSPEAYSNDEDFFADLAKAYRQEFKTLYDEGVRNIQIDDPTLAYFCSDEMLQSLRDEGVDPDKLFDTYLKAHNDAIADRPEGLHVGLHVCRGNFSKSMHFSEGSYEKIAEKFFTVLNYDTFFLEYDNPRSGGFEPLRFLPKHKNVVLGVITTKEPELEDAQIIKHRVLDAAKIIADGQGRSLEEALEQVGISPQCGFASVAVGAEGMTEEKMFAKLKLVNDVAKEIWPGKA; translated from the exons ATGACTGTCACAAAGCTCCCCTTCCACGCCGACCACATCGGCTCTCTCATCCGCCCTGAGGCGCTGTCTCGCACCCAGGAGCAAGCCGATGCCGGCCAGGTCACTGCTGAGCAGCTTGCTGCGACGCAAAAGGCTGCTATTGCCGATATCgtgaagaagcagcaggAGCATGGAGTTCGCGCTATTTCTTCCGGCGAGTTTGATCGCAAGTACTActtctctggcttctttGAGCGTCTAGGAGGTTTCCGCGAAGTTGAGCCTGTTCCCTGGGATCTTGTCCGTCTCTCTGCGCCTCCCATTGCTGCACTGAAGAAGGCTGGTAAGCAGTATCCCATGGCTGCTCTTTGCGAGTCCAAGATCGAGTACAAGAAGAGCCCTTACCTCGAGAACTGGAAGATGCTCCGCGAGTGTGTTCCTCGCGAGCAGTGGGCTGAGTGCAAGTTCACCATGCCTCCTCCTTGCTATTTCCACCTGCGGCTTGCCTCTGGAAAGTGCTACAGCCCTGAGGCCTACTCTAACGATGAGGACTTCTTTGCCGATTTGGCCAAGGCTTACCGTCAGGAGTTCAAGACTTTGTACGACGAGGGCGTGCGAAACATCCAGATCGATGACCCCACTCTCGCCTACTTCTGCTCCGATGAGATGCTTCAGTCTCTGAGAGATGAGGGTGTTGACCCTGACAAGCTATTCGACACTTACCTCAAGGCTCACAACGATGCTATTGCCGACCGACCTGAGGGTCTCCACGTCGGACTTCACGTCTGCAGAG GAAACTTTTCCAAGTCTATGCACTTCAGCGAGGGTTCATACGAGAAGATCGCCGAGAAGTTCTTTACCGTCCTCAACTACGACACCTTCTTCCTCGAGTACGACAACCCTCGTTCCGGCGGTTTCGAGCCCCTCCGCTTCCTCCCCAAGCACAAGAACGTCGTTCTCGGagtcatcaccaccaaggagCCTGAGCTCGAGGATgcccagatcatcaagcaCCGCGTGCTCGACGCTGCCAAGATCATCGCTGATGGTCAGGGCCGCAGTCTCGAGGAGGCCCTTGAGCAGGTTGGCATCAGCCCTCAGTGCGGTTTCGCTAGTGTCGCTGTCGGCGCTGAGGGTATgactgaggagaagatgtttgccaagctcaagcttgtcaacgACGTTGCTAAAGAGATCTGGCCTGGCAAGGCTTAA
- a CDS encoding related to cornifin B: MRYTELLALAMGNLAAAQFTTGRFSNTTTGAIETGTATTGTDVTGTETSGAATSTSAGGIGNPDGFNFLGCFSSENGFPGFTQAYSSEENDSERCADACLGSNFFGLYDNSCYCGNELDLSTSPSVNTDQCDITCPGNSDENCGGLSSGDRLMRRQVAVNVLLSVYVAIGVNPGETDTVINTDFVTETLPPVTTTATVTFTEDGTTVTQTVTTVHCPTCTKWQIVCEDGLCAPRECNDDTWSQLKICNSGKCHYADYTGDECNQRIVCYGNECQRDQHYSVDYARKFVCDVDEDRWYFDECKDDCYTYEKCSKGECEPVHPPVKPTTPVSPPKPVTPGKPPVVVVPEPETPSKPVKPETPAKPETPAKPETPETPAKPETPSKPETPETTGTGSKPEVPVVTAGAAQKTFAGVAAAIAGLAFVL; encoded by the exons ATGCGTTACACCGAGCTCCTCGCCCTGGCCATGGGCAACTTGGCCGCTGCCCAGTTCACCACGGGCCGCTtctccaacaccaccaccggAGCCATTGAGACTGGCACTGCCACCACTGGCACCGATGTCACCGGCACCGAGACCTCCGGTGCCGCTACCAGCACATCCGCTGGCGGCATTGGCAACCCTGACGGCTTCAACTTCCTCGGATGCTTCTCTTCTGAGAACGGCTTCCCTGGCTTCACTCAGGCCTACTCCTCAGAGGAGAACGACTCTGAGCGTTGTGCCGATGCCTGCTTGGGCTCCAACTTCTTCGGTCTCTACGACAACAGCTGCTACTGTGGTAACGAGCTTGACCTCTCCACCTCTCCTTCTGTCAACACTGATCAGTGTGACATCACTTGCCCTGGCAACTCTGATGAGAACTGTGGTGGTCTCTCTTCTGGCGACCGCCTCATGCGCCGACAGGTCGCTGTCAACGTCCTCCTCTCCGTCTACGTCGCCATCGGTGTGAACCCCGGTGAGACTGACACTGTCATCAACACCGACTTCGTCACCGAGACCCTCCCTCCTGTCACCAccactgccactgtcacCTTCACTGAGGACGGAACCACCGTCACCCAGACCGTCACCACT GTCCACTGCCCTACCTGCACCAAGTGGCAGATCGTCTGCGAGGATGGCCTCTGCGCTCCTCGTGAATGCAACGACGACACCTGGAGCCAGCTCAAGATCTGCAACAGCGGAAAGTGCCACTACGCTGACTACACCGGTGATGAGTGCAACCAGCGCATCGTCTGCTACGGCAACGAGTGCCAGCGTGACCAGCACTATTCTGTCGACTACGCTCGCAAGTTCGTCTGCGACGTCGATGAGGACCGATGGTACTTCGATGAGTGCAAGGACGACTGCTACACCTACGAGAAGTGCTCCAAGGGCGAGTGCGAGCCTGTCCACCCTCCCGTCAAGCCTACCACGCCTGTCTCCCCTCCCAAGCCCGTCACCCCCGGCAAGCCCCCCGTTGTCGTCGTCCCCGAGCCTGAGACTCCCTCCAAGCCCGTCAAGCCCGAGACTCCTGCTAAGCCTGAGACTCCCGCCAAGCCTGAGACTCCCGAGACTCCTGCTAAGCCCGAGACTCCTTCCAAGCCCGAGACTCCTGAGaccactggcactggctcCAAGCCTGAGGTCCCCGTTGTGACCGCCGGTGCCGCCCAGAAGACCTTCGCCGGTGTGGCCGCTGCCATCGCCGGTCTTGCTTTCGTCCTGTAA
- a CDS encoding related to methyltransferase codes for MNSPPNSFSRQSGDSPSSKTPNPKDGAGKDQHLVSRHMVPPSPASSTTSPLAVGSAHEAALIQSIERGDYATDDDETRSLTDSIRQHIIEGGLRYHSYHAGKYLFPNDEAEQDREELKHNLTVYLCDDRLFFAPIEQLLEAGAECLDLGTGIGKWCIDLADMYPNSQFHGMDLSPIQPDWVPENAMFVVDDIEHEAGWTYGDETFDYIHIRHTVHSIQDRELLWERIWKHLKPGGYVEVQEFNYIAACDDDSCDGPYAWRDYCKYLHQGMLALGTDLHGITHVGHELHEAGFENITTKAYKCPLGPWAKKKRLQECGHVLRDVVMLSLHGISRKPLRDGLGWTALQIEMFLIEVRKSLTQEVNGLPKFHTYFPYLNIHARKPLISQRPIREDA; via the exons ATGAACTCGCCGCCAAACTCATTCTCTCGTCAATCCGGCGATTCTCCATCCTCCAAAACCCCCAACCCGAAAGACGGCGCCGGAAAAGATCAACATCTTGTGTCCCGCCACATGGTGCCCCCTTCGCCGGCGTCTTCGACGACATCTCCATTGGCTGTAGGCTCGGCCCACGAGGCGGCTCTTATACAAAGCATTGAGCGAGGCGATTATGCgaccgacgacgacgaaacaCGGAGTCTGACCGACAGTATACGACAACACATTATAGAGGGTGGTTTGCGGTATCATAG CTACCATGCCGGGAAATACCTTTTCCCTAACGACGAGGCCGAGCAGGATCGAGAGGAGCTGAAGCATAATTTGACTGTGTACCTGTGCGATGATAGACTCTTCTTTGCGCCAATTGAGCAATTGTTGGAAGCAGGAGCGGAATGTCTCGACCTCGGGACTGGAATAGGAAAATGGTGCATTGACC TTGCCGACATGTACCCCAACTCGCAATTCCACGGCATGGACCTTTCCCCTATACAGCCGGACTGGGTCCCGGAGAATGCTATGTTTGTTGTCGACGACATAGAGCACGAAGCTGGTTGGACCTATGGAGACGAGACCTTTGACTACATACATATACGCCACACAGTTCATTCCATACAAGATCGAGAATTGCTCTGGGAGCGAATCTGGAA ACACTTGAAACCAGGGGGTTACGTGGAAGTACAGGAGTTTAACTACATCGCAGCTTGCGACGACGACTCATGCGATGGTCCGTACGCTTGGAGGGACTATTGCAAGTATCTCCATCAAGGGATGCTAGCGCTCGGCACAGATCTCCACGGCATCACTCACGTAGGGCACGAACTACACGAAGCAGGCTTCGAAAACATCACAACCAAAGCCTACAAGTGCCCACTAGGTCCATGGGCAAAGAAGAAACGACTTCAAGAATGTGGCCATGTTTTGAGAGACGTCGTTATGTTGTCGCTCCATGGTATATCTCGAAAACCGCTTCGTGATGGTCTCGGCTGGACAGCGCTCCAGATCGAGATGTTCCTTATCGAAGTTCGAAAGTCATTGACTCAGGAAGTCAATGGCTTACCCAAGTTCCATACTTATTTCCCTTACTTAAACATTCACGCCCGAAAGCCCCTGATTTCGCAGAGACCGATCAGGGAGGACGCGTGA
- a CDS encoding related to multidrug resistance protein yields the protein MSSTCLNDGSWGPGVRGCRGDFDFTQKFERIFLSIIPTAVFVAAAVARIAILLQRERIVGGIVLQSIKIAFLAVYAIIQVAVLILIATGAPGVVHGLSIAGSSLVATAAFLAVILSSFEHSCARRPSTLLNVYILLTLLFDIVQTRTAWLASHHDIQPRLFTASVVVKAIILCLETIPKTKWIHWNADEHSPEESSGIFSIGAFAWLNQLFMRGYRGVLVIDDLYPLDENMASSKLYNQFVKRIRVHRYDRELKSGLLKDLARTLISPFLLPIAPRVALIAFKFCQPVFIDATLEYLQMPETPATKNMGYGLIGAAFLIYAGIGLSSAFYGYYQEKAVYMIRGCLVAAIYQKTTQMKITAADDSAALTLMSADVERIIRGAGTAHDIWANSIEVAIGCWLLHGKIGLAFLSPLVVIGVCALLLSWLVTFVGKRQSIWMAKIQNRVGLTANAISQMKLYKISGIAGPVADLIQTLRVGEIKVGNSYRWLLISAAVLGFFPICISPVVTFAFTSTNLTVNTLFTSLSYILLFTTPVIGLFQSLPGIFAALTCMARVQRFLAADPRHDFRIHETASIAEKGPSNPSNDVAFSVENGCFGWGGEKLTLSQIRASIPAHKLTIVVGEVASGKTTFCKALLGELPVASGTIRTYIPSHRIGYCEQTPFLYNASFRENIVGHCAFDQAKYDEIVEATMLAPDVILLPQGHDTKIGSNGIMLSGGQKQRLSVARALYSEADLMIFDDILSGLDLDTESELFRRVFGPGGITRRRNVTVVICTHSVRNLPLADHIIALGNGTVIEEGSFPDLIENKKYVHSLGVKHRDTDSSSDDEKPMTRVTAATVPIMLPQDVSVAEDKARQQGDFSIYKHYFKSVGFWPVIIVAVAGMLTGVCNSLSSVWIKFWAEDAFNRSFAFYVGIYGMLRAGYMVFLFCNGVTTLIKMTASAGTELHERAILTVISAPLRFFSKTDTGIVTNLFSQDMTLLDMELPLALTNFSLDVSNAFGTAFVVATASPYLAVGYPFLMGILYFIQSFYLKTSRQIRLLDLEAKSPLYTHFTDTIKGVATIRAFGWEQFDIAHSNKLLDTSQRPAYLLAMIQQWLATLLHFIVTGTAVLLIALATQLRTNAGLTGASLISLLTFSEALSNLITSYTSLETSLGAVSRLRSFSETVETENKPGEVIEPPETWPRSGSIQVHKVSASYDSPSNEQDEATSALALRDLELDILPGQKVAICGRTGSGKSTLILLLLRLIDPLPSCDSNMMIDDIYLHQIDRATLRKRVICIPQDAVFLPDGSSVKDNIDPYKAATDVECFNVLNTVRLSGFVQDKGSLNAGMSAEDLSAGQKQLFSLGRAILRRRVRDRLAGGEKRGGLLLLDEVSSSVDKVTDRAMQEIIREEFENYTIVMVSHRLEMVMDFFDRVIVMDRGTVVESGGPRELVETPGSRFGDLWAVEHDSRSE from the exons ATGAGCTCAACTTGCCTAAATGATGGCTCCTGGGGACCTGGTGTTCGGGGATGTCGAGGCGATTTCGACTTCACCCAGAAATTCGAACGCATATTCCTCTCAATTATACCAACTGCGGTGTTCGTCGCGGCAGCTGTTGCCCGCATAGCCATTTTATTGCAGCGCGAAAGGATAGTTGGAGGTATCGTTCTTCAGTCGATTAAGATT GCATTTCTGGCCGTTTATGCGATTATTCAGGTTGCGGTTCTAATTCTCATCGCGACTGGGGCCCCAGGCGTTGTCCACGGCCTCTCTATTGCTGGGTCATCCCTTGTAGCCACCGCCGCCTTCTTAGCGGTCATTTTATCCTCATTCGAGCACTCCTGTGCCCGAAGACCGTCGACTTTGCTCAATGTCTACATATTGCTCACGCTTCTGTTTGACATTGTGCAAACGAGAACGGCATGGCTTGCATCTCACCATGACATTCAGCCCCGCCTGTTTACTGCGTCTGTCGTCGTCAAAGCTATCATTCTATGTCTCGAGACGATTCCTAAAACAAAATGGATTCACTGGAATGCTGATGAGCATAGCCCAGAGGAGTCGAGCGGCATATTCAGCATTGGTGCTTTCGCCTGGCTGAACCAGCTTTTCATGAGAGGATATCGAGGGGTTTTGGTTATAGATGACCTTTATCCCCTCGACGAGAACATGGCTTCCAGCAAATTGTATAACCAGTTTGTCAAAAGGATCAGGGTGCATAGATACGACCGAGAGCTCAAGTCTGGACTTCTGAAGGACCTGGCCAGAACACTCATCAGCCCGTTCCTCCTCCCAATTGCCCCTCGCGTTGCCCTCATCGCCTTCAAATTCTGCCAGCCCGTCTTCATCGATGCTACTCTTGAGTACCTGCAGATGCCCGAGACGCCAGCGACGAAAAATATGGGTTACGGGTTGATCGGCGCAGCATTCCTCATTTACGCAGGCATTGGACTTTCTTCCGCCTTCTACGGCTACTACCAGGAAAAAGCCGTCTATATGATTCGAGGCTGCCTAGTCGCTGCGATTTACCAAAAGACAACACAGATGAAGATCACGGCCGCTGATGATTCTGCTGCTTTGACGCTTATGAGCGCTGATGTCGAACGCATTATCAGGGGTGCTGGGACAGCTCATGATATCTGGGCAAACAGTATAGAAGTAGCCATCGGTTGCTGGCTTCTGCATGGGAAGATCGGTCTAGCGTTCCTCTCTCCGCTTGTCGTGATCGGTGTTTGCGCTCTTTTGCTGTCCTGGTTAGTCACGTTCGTTGGCAAGAGGCAGAGCATATGGATGGCGAAGATCCAGAATAGAGTGGGATTGACTGCCAACGCCATCTCCCAGATGAAACTCTACAAAATCTCAGGTATTGCTGGACCTGTTGCAGATCTCATACAGACGCTCCGCGTTGGGGAGATCAAGGTTGGGAATAGTTATCGCTGGCTGTTGATAAGCGCTGCCGTGCTGGGCTTCTTCCCAATTTGCATCTCTCCAGTCGTTACCTTTGCATTCACGTCCACAAACTTGACTGTGAACACACTCTTCACTTCGCTATCATACATACTCCTGTTCACTACTCCCGTCATAGGTCTTTTCCAGAGCCTTCCGGGCATTTTTGCCGCCCTGACATGCATGGCTCGAGTGCAAAGATTCCTTGCTGCAGATCCACGCCACGATTTCCGAATCCATGAAACTGCTTCCATTGCCGAGAAAGGTCCATCCAACCCGTCCAACGATGTAGCATTTTCTGTTGAGAACGGCTGCTTCGGATGGGGAGGTGAGAAATTGACACTGAGTCAAATACGTGCTTCTATTCCGGCCCACAAACTCACCATAGTGGTGGGCGAAGTGGCATCTGGCAAGACTACCTTCTGTAAGGCTTTACTTGGGGAGCTGCCTGTCGCTTCAGGGACCATCAGAACGTATATaccatcgcatcgcatcggCTACTGTGAACAAACCCCTTTTCTTTACAATGCGAGCTTCCGAGAAAACATTGTTGGCCATTGCGCTTTTGATCAGGCCAAGTACGACGAAATCGTGGAAGCTACTATGCTCGCACCGGACGTTATACTTTTACCACAAGGTCATGATACAAAGATTGGCAGTAATGGGATTATGCTGAGTGGCGGTCAAAAGCAGCGTCTTTCGGTTGCTCGTGCTCTATATTCTGAAGCTGATCTGATGATTTTCGACGATATCCTAAGTGGTCTAGACCTGGATACTGAATCAGAGCTCTTTAGACGTGTATTTGGACCAGGGGGTATCACTCGTCGACGCAACGTCACCGTGGTCATCTGTACACATTCCGTCAGGAACCTACCTCTGGCAGACCATATAATTGCTCTTGGTAATGGTACAGTCATCGAAGAGGGGAGTTTCCCGGACTTGATAGAGAACAAAAAGTATGTTCACAGCCTCGGCGTCAAGCACAGAGATACGGATTCTTCTTCGGATGATGAAAAGCCAATGACAAGAGTCACTGCTGCCACTGTCCCTATAATGCTTCCTCAGGACGTATCAGTGGCGGAAGATAAGGCACGACAACAAGGCGACTTCTCCATCTACAAGCACTATTTCAAGAGCGTTGGCTTCTGGCCAGTTATCATCGTCGCCGTGGCGGGCATGTTGACCGGTGTCTGTAATAGTCTTTCTAGTGTTTGGATCAAATTCTGGGCTGAAGACGCTTTTAACAGATCCTTTGCCTTCTACGTAGGTATCTATGGTATGCTGCGAGCTGGCTATAtggtcttcttgttctgcaaTGGAGTTACAACATTGATCAAGATGACTGCATCGGCAGGTACTGAACTACACGAGCGCGCAATTTTGACTGTTATCTCTGCGCCGCTGAGGTTCTTCTCAAAGACTGACACCGGTATTGTGACGAACCTGTTCTCACAAGATATGACTCTTCTGGATATGGAGCTCCCACTGGCCCTGACCAACTTTTCCCTGGACGTCTCTAATGCATTTGGCACTGCATTCGTTGTAGCTACCGCGTCGCCATATCTCGCAGTTGGGTACCCCTTTTTGATGGGTATTCTATACTTTATCCAGAGCTTTTATCTCAAAACTTCTCGCCAGATTCGActcctcgaccttgaggCTAAAAGCCCATTGTA TACACATTTCACGGACACAATCAAAGGTGTTGCAACTATTCGGGCCTTTGGGTGGGAACAATTTGACATTGCCCACAGCAACAAACTTCTCGACACATCCCAGCGCCCAGCGTACCTCCTGGCAATGATTCAACAATGGCTCGCCACGTTGCTTCACTTCATCGTTACAGGCACCGCCGTTCTTCTTATTGCTCTTGCAACTCAGCTTCGAACCAATGCAGGTTTGACTGGCGCCAGTCTGATCTCTCTCTTGACCTTCAGTGAAGCCTTGTCAAACCTCATTACTAGTTACACCTCTCTTGAGACGTCACTAGGTGCTGTGAGCCGATTAAGGTCTTTCAGCGAAACTGTTGAGACAGAGAACAAACCTGGCGAAGTCATCGAGCCCCCTGAGACCTGGCCTCGTAGTGGCAGCATACAAGTTCACAAGGTCTCTGCCTCTTACGATTCTCCTAGCAACGAGCAAGACGAAGCTACTTCTGCCTTGGCACTACGTGATCTCGAGCTGGACATCTTGCCCGGCCAGAAAGTAGCAATTTGTGGCCGTACAGGAAGTGGAAAGTCAACTctgatccttctcctcctaCGTCTCATCGATCCTCTCCCCTCTTGCGATTCGAACATGATGATCGACGACATTTACCTTCATCAAATAGACCGCGCCACCTTGCGCAAGCGCGTCATTTGCATTCCCCAGGACGCAGTATTTCTTCCTGATGGCAGCTCTGTCAAAGATAACATCGACCCTTACAAGGCAGCCACGGACGTAGAATGCTTCAACGTTCTTAACACAGTGCGGTTATCAGGCTTTGTCCAAGACAAAGGCAGCCTCAACGCTGGTATGAGCGCCGAAGACCTCAGTGCTGGACAAAAGCAgctcttcagtcttggtcGAGCGATCCTTCGCCGTAGAGTGCGCGATCGCCTTGCTGGGGGTGAGAAGCGAGGTGGATTGCTGTTGCTTGACGAAGTGAGCAGCAGTGTCGACAAAGTCACAGACAGGGCTATGCAAGAGATTATTCGTGAAGAATTCGAGAATTATACGATTGTCATGGTGTCTCATCGGCTTGAGATGGTAATGGACTTCTTTGACAGAGTTATTGTTATGGACAGGGGTACTGTTGTAGAGTCTGGTGGGCCAAGGGAACTCGTCGAGACGCCGGGAAGTCGATTTGGTGATCTCTGGGCTGTTGAGCATGACAGCAGGTCAGAATAG